The genomic stretch CGCGCCCTGGCTGATCCAGGTCGGACCGGACGGGCAGATGTACGCCGTGCGCCAGGGCGGACAGGTGCTGCGCATCTACTCCAACGTCGGGGACCTGCTGTCCTCGAACGACATGTACGCCCCGGTGCAGGCCATGTCGCTGCTGCACCGCCCACACGTCCTGCACCCCGCCTGACCGTGACCCCCACCCCGACCCTCCCCACCCTGACGCTGTACACCCGCGCCGGATGCCACCTGTGCGAGCAGGCGGCCGCGAACCTCGGCGCGATGAACGTCCCGTTCACCCCGGTGGACATCGACGCGTTCCCCGACCTGCGCGCCCGCTGGACCGACCACGTGCCCGTCCTGGTCTGGACGCCGCCCGGCCAGTCAGAACAGGTGCTCGGCAAGGGCGCGTTCAGCCGCGCGCGCGCCGGGCAGATCAAGCTGCACCTCATGCGTACTGTGTCCGGAACCTGAAGCCGTCCGGGGACGCGCGACCGCGCGCCGGGACGCTATGGTGGGCGCATGAATCACCCCTGTCCCCCCGCCGGAGTGCCCGCGTGAGCTGGCTCGAACGTCTCCGCGACGGGCTCTCCAAGACCCGCAAGCAGATCAACGACACCGCCGGGTTCCTCGGCAGTGACGTCCGCGACGTCCTCACCAACCGCCTGGACACGATTGAAGACCTCGAGTACGCCCTGATCGCCGCCGACGTGGGCCGCGCCGCCACCGAGGAGATCCTCGACGACATCCGCCGCGCAGAGGGCAAGAACCTCCAGGACGCGCTGATGGACGCCCTGACCCTGCAACTGGAACCCGACGCCAAACGCGCCGAGTTCCGCAAGCTGGGCTTCAGCCCCGACGCGCGGCGCAGCAGCGTCGACCCCAGGGGCCACGTCGTCATGGTGATCGGCGTGAACGGGGTGGGGAAGACCACCACCATCGCCAAGCTGGGCCAGTACTACGTGGACCGTGGCAAGAGTGTCATGTTCGCCGCCGGGGACACCTTCCGCGCCGCCGCCGGCACACAGTTGGGCGTCTGGGGTGAGCGCCTGGGCATCCCGGTCGTGCAGGGCGTGGACGGCGGCGACCCGGCCGCCGTGGCCTTCGACGGCGCGGCCGCCCGCGCGGCGCGCGGCACGGACCTGCTGTTCGTGGACACCGCCGGGAGGTTGCACAACAAGCACAACCTGATGGAGGAACTGAAGAAGGTCCGCCGCGTGATCGAGAAGGCCGACCCGAACGAACCGGCCGAGGTGTGGCTGGTGCTGGACGCCGTGACCGGCCAGAACGGCCTGCAGCAGGCCAAGAAGTTCCACGAGGCCACCCCGCTGACCGGCGTGATCGTCACGAAACTTGACGGCACCGCCAAGGGCGGCATTCTCGTGCCGATCGTGCGGGAACTGGGCGTGCCGATCAAGTTCATCGGGGTGGGCGAGCAGCCCGGCGACCTGCAACCCTTCGACAGCCGCGAGTTCGTCCGCGCGCTGTTCGACGTGAACATCCCCCGCGAGTAACGGTAGGAAGAGGCGGCCCCCAGGAGATCCGGGGGCCGCCTCATTGTGTGGGGTCTACTGGGTGCTGCGGGGGTCCAGGACGTCGCGCAGCCCGTCGCCGAGCAGGTTGAAGCCCAGCACGGTCAGGAAGATCGCCAGTCCCGGGAAGATCATGGTCCAGGGGGCGTCCAGGTAGTACTGGCGGCTGTCGCTGATCATGGTGCCCCACTCGGGCAGGGGCGGCTGCGCGCCGATGCCCAGGAAGCCCAGTGCGGCGACCTCGATGGTGGCGGTGGCGATGCTCAGCGCGCCCTGCACGATCAGGGGCGAGAGGCTGTTGGGCAGCACGTGCCGGAACACCATACGGCCCTGCGAGGCGCCCAGCGCCCCGGCGGCCGCCACGAACTCCCGCTCGCGGACCGAGAGGACCACGCCGCGTGCCAGGCGCAGGTACACCGGGATCTGGACCAGCGACACGGCCAGCATGGCGGTGACCAGCTGCGGACTGTTCAGTGCGAACAGCCGGTCCATGCCCGCGATCAGCAGGGGCGGGTTGTCGGCACTGAAGATGCTGGCGAAGCCGATGGCCAGCAGGATGCCGGGGAAGGCCAGCATCACGTCCGTGACGTAGCCCAGGACGCTGTCGAGCCACCCGCCGAAGTACCCGGCGAGCACACCCAGCAGCGAACCGATCACCAGGGCCAGGATGGTGCTGACCACGCCAACCTTCAGGCTGATTCGGGTGCCGTGCAGCACGCGGGTCAGGATGTCACGGCCCAGGTTATCCGTCCCGAATGGCGCGGCCAGCACATTCACCTTCCCGCTGACGGGATCGGTGTACGTCTGCTTCGCCTCCTCGTTCCACAGGGCCGTGACCGAGGGCGGCTTGAGGCGCAGGCTGTAGCGGTTGGGTTCGTTGCGAGGATCGTAGGGTTTCAGGACGCTGGCGAACACCGCCAGCAGCACGAATGCCAGCACGATCACCGCGCCGACCTTGCCGGGCGTGCTGCGCCGGAAGCGCCGCCAGAAGATGCTGTCCTGCTTGGGAGTGGACTGCGGAACAGTCGTTGTCGTCATGAGGTCACTGTTCCTTTCAGCTGTACTGGATGCGGGGATCAAGGGACGCGTAACTGAGGTCCACGAGCAGGTTCACGACACTGACCA from Deinococcus soli (ex Cha et al. 2016) encodes the following:
- the ftsY gene encoding signal recognition particle-docking protein FtsY, which translates into the protein MSWLERLRDGLSKTRKQINDTAGFLGSDVRDVLTNRLDTIEDLEYALIAADVGRAATEEILDDIRRAEGKNLQDALMDALTLQLEPDAKRAEFRKLGFSPDARRSSVDPRGHVVMVIGVNGVGKTTTIAKLGQYYVDRGKSVMFAAGDTFRAAAGTQLGVWGERLGIPVVQGVDGGDPAAVAFDGAAARAARGTDLLFVDTAGRLHNKHNLMEELKKVRRVIEKADPNEPAEVWLVLDAVTGQNGLQQAKKFHEATPLTGVIVTKLDGTAKGGILVPIVRELGVPIKFIGVGEQPGDLQPFDSREFVRALFDVNIPRE
- a CDS encoding glutaredoxin family protein yields the protein MTPTPTLPTLTLYTRAGCHLCEQAAANLGAMNVPFTPVDIDAFPDLRARWTDHVPVLVWTPPGQSEQVLGKGAFSRARAGQIKLHLMRTVSGT
- a CDS encoding ABC transporter permease gives rise to the protein MTTTTVPQSTPKQDSIFWRRFRRSTPGKVGAVIVLAFVLLAVFASVLKPYDPRNEPNRYSLRLKPPSVTALWNEEAKQTYTDPVSGKVNVLAAPFGTDNLGRDILTRVLHGTRISLKVGVVSTILALVIGSLLGVLAGYFGGWLDSVLGYVTDVMLAFPGILLAIGFASIFSADNPPLLIAGMDRLFALNSPQLVTAMLAVSLVQIPVYLRLARGVVLSVREREFVAAAGALGASQGRMVFRHVLPNSLSPLIVQGALSIATATIEVAALGFLGIGAQPPLPEWGTMISDSRQYYLDAPWTMIFPGLAIFLTVLGFNLLGDGLRDVLDPRSTQ